The sequence TCTACCGCGACGGTTAGTAGCATCAAGAATCATTTCTTGAAAATGCTTTTTCCCAGAAAGAACCTCACGAATAGGCGATCGCAGTTGCTCAACAGGTAAACCAATATCTAAACTAAACAAAGACTGTCCCATCACCTCATCAGTCCGTAATCCCCACAAATCCTCAACAACATAATTCCAAATAAAAATGTTAAAGCTGTTGTCAAGCACAACTATTCCCGTTTGCAGACTTCTGAGAATAGAAACCAGAAAAACATTAGTGCGATTCAGTTCCGTGGTACGCTGATTCAATTCATGATTAATTGTTTGTAATTCCTCATTAGTAGAATGCAATTCTTCATTCATCGTCTCCAATTCTTCGTTGGTAGACTGCAATTCTTCGTTGGTTGTCTCCAATTCTTCATTAGTAGACTGCAATTCAGCGTTAGTCGTCTCCAATTCTTCATTAGTAGACTGTAGTTCTTCATTCGTTGTCTCTAAATCCTGACGAGAACGCTGGAGCGCATCTTGGAGTTGAATATAACGAGTAACATCATGGAAAGTAATACTTACCCCGAGGAAATTACTATCAATATCTTGCAGAGGTGTAATCCGCACATCAAGATATTGCATTTCTGCATTGGGTAAATAACGCTCTACATTCGTCAACGTAATCGTACGACGTTCACTATACGCTCTTTCAATGAGCGATCGCAATTCTATTGGTCGATAAGAAAGCTCTAAATCTTGGAAGGGACGAGCTAAATCCCTAGGTGATAGACCAAACACACTCCGCGCTTGCTCATTGATTAACACTAAAGAACCATTAACGTCAACAATAACTTGAGCAATTGACGCCAAATCAAAAGCTATTTCTCTCAGCCTCACATACCGCGAGAGACGGTTATTAGATTCATCCTCTTCTGAATTAGTCATACCTAAAAAGCGTTGTTTAGCTACAAGCCGCTGTGAATCAACACGCATATTCAAGGTAGATATTCTATTAAATATCCTGTTTTTTAAATCCACCGGCGTAAACAAATTAGAATGCATCAACAGCATTTCTGCTTTACCCAAAAACAGATAACCTGTGTCATTCAGAGCAAAATGAAACCGGATTAAAATCCGCCCTTGAGTCTCAGAATTAAAATACATTAATGTATTACGACACACTAATAAATCTAAGCGAGAAATCGGTGCATCTTGAAGTAAATCATGGCGACCAAAAATCACCGCACGGCGTAAATCTTGGCAAAAAATATAATTATTTCCTAATAAATCAAAATATTTTTCTCGCAATTGTAGTGGAATCGACTGCACATCTTTACTTGAATATACAGCTTGCCGCGCTTGGTTGAGTGCTTCCTCATCCACATCCGTAGCGTAAATCTTCACCCGTTGGCGGAATTGCTCTGGCCCCAATAATTCCGCCATGACCATTGCTAAAGTATAAGCCTCTTCTCCAGAAGCACAACCAGCACTCCAAATCCGGATTTGCTCAGAATTACCTTTATTACTAACTATTTTAGGTAGTACTTGTTCTATCAAGTTTTCCCAAGCGGCTGCATCTCTAAAAAAACTGGTAACGTTGATCAGGATGGTGTTAAACAAGTAATTAAATTCTTCTGGATAAACTTCTAAATAATCTAAGTAATCTTCAAAATTCTCTAAATTAAATGACTGCATCCGCTTGCGTACACGACGCATCAAAGTTGAGCGCTTATAGCCGCCAAAATCAAAACCTCTACTTTGTCTTAAATAAATTAGTAAATTTTCAAAATCCAGGTCTTTTTCTGGAACAGACATAGACAAGTTAACCTTTCCGGAAAATCAAAATTTTCATCTCGCTCAATAAATTGAGCCATTATTACATTTCTCGATTGTACTCAACAAGAGCAAGCATAGTGTTTTAATTCAGGATTTTTCTCAAGTGAATACAACACTTGTTGATCATACCAAGTTGCAATGCAACATTTCCAAATGCATTTTTGGATATTTCACACAAATTGTTAATTATTTGTAATATTCTGAACTTTTATTAACCTTGTAGTTATGATACGGTAATTCCTGCAAGATCATCAGCAATACTAAACCACCAAGATCAACAGGATGCTTCTACAAGCTTTTTATATCAAAAGCCTCGACGAAATAGATACAGAAAACCTACCGCAACGAGAAATCCAATCTCGAAAAATAGCTAAAAAACTCTCACTCTTTCCGACTTTTTTAATTTACGCAATTTTTTTACCAATATTCATGATTCTCTATTACTGCTATCAACCTAGTGCAGAGAAATTTCAAAATATAATTTTTGTTTTTATTCTCAAACCGCTCCGCTGGACATGCTATAAAATTATCTATTTATTCTGCAACCTCTTGAGTCGGCTTTTTTAAAAAATAGCTCCCAGACTTCTTTTAGAAGTCTGAGATTTAGTCACACTTAAATAATACCAAGATTGCTCAAACCTAAAACCGCAGCAACACCAATAATATGACCAAAGCTCATTGCTGCCAAAAATGTAGCGACGCTAGGATGATTGAACAAACCAGGGAAAGGTAAAGGCATTTTATTTCCCACATGAGGATAGCGAACCGTCCAACCAGCAATCACTAAAGCTAATAAACAACTCCCAATAATAATTGGTGTTCCTATCCAATTCCACGTAGTACCAGTATTAGGAACTGTGACCTGCACAACTGATAACATTGACGACATCATAGTTCTTTCTCCTGCAACAACAAACCAACTCAGTGAGGATGATTAATCATGTAAATACTCCGTTACAAGAGATCTTCTTAACCTCCCTCAAAGGAAAGATTATTTTTTCCCATACTAATCAGAGTGATTTAAGCACAACTAATTAAACGCAAATTTGAGAATGATTTTGCTAGAGAAAGAACTAAATTTCAGCTAAATACTACCAATATTAGTCAGTCCGAGAACAATACCAATACCGATAATATGACCAAGCGCCAGCGCGCCCACAAAAGCGGGAATACTGATAGGGAGAATAGGCAATTTCGGCCCAACCAAGGGATACTTAATCTTCTGCGCCAATAAAACAGATATGATGCTACTAACGCTGATAATAATCCCCACAGTGGGATTCCATACAGGTGTTGCAGGTACGGTTGCAGCGGCGGTTAGTAAAATTGATGAAATCAAGCTTTTGTCTCCTAAACAGGAAAATCAATGTAAACCTAAAAGATTATAAAACAATCCGGTTGAGTTTTTATCGGCCAGAAAATTATCATCTAATAAAATGAGTACAATTACTTAGGGTTACTGTTCTTTGGTTCACAACACAAGTGCTTTAGTTCACAACACAAGTGCTTTAGTTCACAACACAAGTACTTTGGTTCACAACACAAGTGCTTTGGTTCACAACACAAGTGCTTTGATTAAAAAAGTTTTTGTAACATCACCATCTACACACCTCACCAAATCGCCCAAACCCCTATTCTTTCGTTGAGGTGTGTCGATTGCTTGCTGCGTAAGGGTTTGAAGTATGTGTTTGCTTAATTTTTCGGCGGTATTTACAATTATTTTCAGAGGTGTGTCGATTTGTCGTCTGAAATCCTTACCCAGTAAGGGTTGCTAGACGAACTCCCCACCGATTGGGTCAATTCGGAATTAATGGAAACGCGCCGTTACCAACCCCTCCGTTTTTATTAAGAACCCCACCGATTGGGTTAATTCGGGAATCATTAAAAATTCGTACAAAATCCAAAATCGAATGTCCGAACAACGAACAGAATATGACAACCCTTGGAAAGAAATTATTGAAGATTTCTTTCCTAATTTTTTAGAATTTTTCTTTCCCACAGCATACGCGGTTATCGATTGGACAAAACCCTATGAATTCCTCGATACTGAACTGCAACAACTGGAACCAGATGCAGAAATAGGCAAACGCCTAGTTGATAAAGTCGCTAAAGTTTATTTACTAAACGGAGAAGAAGCTTGGATTCTTATCCACATCGAAGTTCAAAGTCAATATGAAAAAGACTTTCCCACTCGCATATACATTTATAACTATCGCTTATTCGACCGTCACAAAAAACGAGTCATCAGTCTAGCAGTACTTGCAGATGAAGAGAGAAATTGGCGACCAAATAAATACGAATATTCCCTAGGAGGATGTAGCGTCAGTTTAGAGTTTCCGATCGTGAAATTATTAGATTACGAAGCCCAATGGCAAACTTTAGAGAAAACTACAAATCCTTTCGGTATAGTCGTAATGGCACATTTACGCACCAAAGCCACAAACCAAAACCCCGAAAGTAGGCTAGATTGGAAACTGAGATTAGTCAGAATGTTGTTTAAAAAAGGGTATAACCGCGAACAAATAATTGGCTTATTTCGATTTATCGACTGGATAATGTTCTTACCAAAGGAATTAGCCGACAACTTTAAAACAGAATTAAGAAACGACGAGGAGGCAGGTAGAATGCGTTATGTAACCAGCATCGAACGTTTAGCGAAAGAAGAAGGTAGAGAAGAAGGTAAGGTAGAGACTGCAAGAGAAAGCATCATCGAAGTTCTGGAAGTGCGGTTTGGGGAAATCCCAAATACGATTGTTGAAAAAATTAATAATATAAATGACGTAAATATGCTAAAGACTATTCATAGGCAAGCGATCGCTATACCTTCACTCGATGCATTTTCAGAAAAAATAGAGGAAATCAGCTTGTAAATCTTGTGCGTGGCTAGATTTACACACCTCCAGCTTGAAAAATTTGTTCGGCAGTTAAATTCAATTCTGGGAAAATGGTTGAGATGATGCGATCGCTGTTTCGGAACTGCTGGACTTGATATTCCCCGTCAACTAACGAATAAACTGAGATAGTGGGTTGTTTAGGATTGCCAATAAACCGCCTACCGCCTAAAGCAGCATAATCTACAATCCAGTATTCTCTGATGCCCACTGTTTCATAAGCAGCGACTTTTGTCAGATAATCATCGCGCCAGTTTGTGCTCACTACTTCAATCACCAGTGGTATAGACTCTGCTTGACTGACAGTAGATTCTTTTTTCCACACAGGCTCATTGACTAAATTAGGCCGATTTAATATCAGCACATCCGGTGAATAAGCTGATTCGCTTTCTATTGGTTTGACAAACGCTGTTTTGGGAATGAAGTAGGGAAGTTTCAATCTCTTCATTTCCACAGATATTTCTAGTGCCAAAAATCCAATGACCTCTTCATGGTCGCCTGTTGGTGGTGCCATCTCAACAATTACTCCATCATGTAGTTCATAACGTTTTCCTGTGTGGTCTGGGTATTTGGCGACGAATTCATCGAATGTAACTAGTTTGCGTAAGGTTTGAGTCATAATTTATTGCTCCCAGTAGTCGTTTCGGTCATGAGCTTATACTTACCTATAGCATTCTAGCGATCGCTCAACAGTATTCATGTTGTCCTTTTGCCTTTGTTAGGGCACAACTAAGTTAGTTGTGCCCTGAAGCAATGCTAGACCAACTTCAAATCAGGGTATTCTGCAAGCAAATCATCACTAGTGAGAGTATCACCCTCAGCTTGAGGAGTCCAAAGCACCTCAATCGCTAGTAACTGCTCACCAGGTAATCCGCCAATTTGACGCAGAACTTGGCGTAGGTCATCAGCGCTGTTAATCTTGGGCATGTCTACCTTACCCAAGGTAGCTGCTAACAATGTGACGATAATGTATTCTCCAGGCCCTTCAGTGAACAAACGGGTGGGGTTATCGAGATTGTCTACAGCAGGTAGCGCATCTTTAGCCAAAGCAGCTTTGAGTTGATTATTGACATTAGACAGAGTTTCTTCGCTGAATTTACTGCGTTCTGCTAATGATAGGCGGTTGAATTGAGATTCTGCAGAGTTCAATTTAGCTTGTTGCGTACCACCACCTGCATATACCCAATACTCAGGGTGACGGAGTAAAGCTAAACTAGCTTCTTGTAAAATTTCTGCTCTCCCTTGTGGGGAATTGGTGTCAGCAGTTTCTGCAATGTGGTTGAGTTCAGGTTGCAAACCACGAGCTTGAGCTAACAAACCTACTTGCAAACGGGTAATAGAAACAGCAGGGTTGCTGCTGTAACCGACGTCATTTGCAGAGTCACCACTGCTAACGCGGCGAAAAGTTTGCAGCAAAAAGTTAGCGATCGCAATAAAAATTAAAATGGTGAATAGACCGCCAAATCCGCCCCCAATACCCCAAAAAGGTATCGAGAACGGAAACCCAAAACCACCACTAGGATAAGGCGCATAGTATCCACCTCCTGGAGGTGCATATGTGCGTGGTGTATAAGTACGGCTAGAAGGCACTCTAAAGGAACCACCGCCGATTCTACCACCGCTGCGGGCGGCTAATGCTCCATCAGCGTGACTCAATGCCAAAGTGAGCACTAAGCTGAGGACAAAGAAAGTTTTTAACAGCGGTTTGATGGCTAGTTGTAGTTTTTTACGCATAACACAATCGCTTGAAAAACGGTTTTGGTGATGATATCTCCTAATGCTGTCAGGAGTGTTGTGCTTAGTCAATGACGCCAGCCCGTAACAAGCAAGCGAGTTTTTGATTGGCAGTAGCTCTATGTAACATGCATCTGTTTCCGGCTACATCTTCAATCTACCTCGTCTTATCTTCTCTGGGCAGCAGGCGGAGGGGGGATTTCTTGAGTAGATAACCGTACCTGAAAATCTACAGATATAGTCGGAATTTTCGGATTAATTAATTATTTGGACACATAGCAGTTGCTAGGTAGATTCAAACCTGAAGGTCTGCAAAAACATAAACACCAAGGGAAATTCAAACCTATTCTCTGTTCCTACAGTCCTATTGCTGATTGCTATCTAACTGCTGCTTAATAATCTGTCGATGAAGTTTTTTCGCCAAAAGATTAGCATTTGACAACTGCGATTAACTAGTGGCGATAGTTTCCATTGTCTAGTTTTTTGGCATTTTGGCAGAAAAGTTTACTGACTTCGAGATAATCTATTTATTGATAGTAACTACATCGATTGAATCTTACTTAACTACTATTATTAAATTTTGGTAACTTCTGAGCAACTAAAACAAGTTTTCAGTGGCAAATAGAGACTGCTACCAAGAAATTAATTTAACTAAATTACTAGTTAAAAACATACATTTATCTTAATATTTGCCAAAAAATATATACAATATTCACTCAAAAAACGATGACAAAACATATCTGCAAAAACTATATTTCATAACATATCTAATCTCGATTAACTCTAGCCAATCAAAAATATTGTCGAGAGCAGCAGGTAAATAGCAGATTTATCCAGCACAGGTGTTGGCACAGATGACAAAAACAGGGAAAATCAAATATGGAATTAATCAACTAGCAATTTCATCATTTACAGTAATTTAGGCTCAATCTCAAATGTAGCCATCTCAGTAAGCAGGTTTGATATACTACTTAGTATCAGTCAGGTTAATTTGTCGTTGACACTTAGAGAGGACATAGCATAATTCAGGTGAATAAAGGAAAATTTTCTCAGATTAAGAAATTACTACTCTACTCTTCCAGAGTCAAGGAGAGTAGTGTACCATTAGCATCAAGTAGCAAAACGCTCTACTGCGTCTGCAAGGAGAAAAATATACATGTTACAAAAGAAAAAAAGCTAAAAGGGAGCAAATCAACACTAATTTACTCGCTCTAGTTGACAAATTAACAATTAAAAATTGTTAGAAGTATAGTTATCAATTTGATTATGGAACATATTTCACAACTGGCGACAAAAGTTAGAGACAAAACTGCATTTCCAGATATTTTAGTTATGTCTCGTAGTTTTCTGCCCAAACAGGCCGCTATCGGAGAATATATTTATAATCGCTGTCTTCAAGATCCAGAAAGGATAATAGTTTTAGCAGGTAGTTGCTCTGGCGATCAAACATTTGATCAAGCGCAAAAGTTTCCTGTACATCGCTGGCCAAGACCGCAAAACTGGCGATTTTTACAGCCGCTATTTAATTTGGTATGGTCATTTGTCTTAGGGATCAAACTTTATTGCCGCTATCGCTACCGTTACATAGAATGGGGGCACGGTTACGAATTTCCTTCACTATTATTATTGAGTTATTTTCTGCCTATCCGCTTTTTTATATACTTGCATGGCTGTGATTTACCTTGTGTTCTTCGCAATCCGGTATGGCGATCGCTATTTAAACTCACACTCAACAGAGCCGAAGGCATTGTTTGTAACAGTTCCTTCACTCAAGACTACCTCAGAGCAGCTTTGCGCTTAAATACCCCGACCCATGTAATTAACCCCGTAGTCAGAGCCGATAAATTTGCTGTGGGCGCAAATCAAAAGCATTTAGACAATTTACGTCAACAGGTGCGCCAAGAACATCACATTCCCAATACCGCAATAGTGATTCTCTCAGTGGGGCGCTTAGTCAAAAACAAAAACTTTAGTCGCGTCATTGATAACCTACCCTTGTTGATGAATGTAGGAGTAGACATTCACTATATAATTTGTGGTCAAGGCCCTTGTGAAACCGAACTCAAAGCCCAGTCTCAGCGCTTGCGGGTAGACAAACGAGTGCATTTTGCTGGATGTGTACCAGAACAGGAATTAGCAGGGTATTATGCCGCTTGTGACATGTTTGCGATGCTGACCTTATCTTATTCTCAACCCAAAAACATCGAAGGTTTTGCGATCGTTTTTTTGGAAGCTAGCTATTTTGGTAAACCGATCATTGCTTCTCGTCAGGGAAATGTTCTGGATGCAGTTCGCCATGAAGAAAATGGGATTTTAGTTAATCCCAATTCCGGTTATGAAGTTTTTCAAGCCTTCAATCGCTTGTGTCAAGACCAGCAACTACGCGAGCAACTTGGTCGCAGAGGTCGAGAATTTGCTAACCGCAAAACCTTACACCGATCGCTGTATAAATCTGAGTTGTTAGTCAATGGCTGCTAGAAAACCTCAACCACCACCGACAATCGTCACAACTTCTAAGCGATCGCCTGGTTGTAAATTTGTTTGAGTCCAAAATTGACGATGCAAAATCTCCCCATTATACTCGACCGCCACCAACCGGGGATTAAAACCCAATTGTTGCAATAAATCGGGTAAAAAAAGCGGAGATAAACAGGTTTGGGCTTCCCCATTTACCTGTAATGTAATTTGCTCAGACATAAAGTTGTGCCTGTGAATTGGGAATTGATTTAAGATGCTGGTTTGATCCGATTTAACTGCGATAAGAAATATTGCGTCACCAAAGTAGGCTGTTCTGCTTGCATGAGCGATCGCACTACCGCCACTCTCTGTGCACCAGCATCAATCACATCATTAACATTATTCGCATCTATACCGCCAATTGCAAACCAGGGAATGGTACAGTTTTTCGCCGCATAGCTCACATATTCCAGTCCCGCAGCAGGTTTACCGGCTTTAGTGGGCGTTTCATATACTGGCCCCACGCCAATATAATCAGCGCCCCCAGCAATAGCCCCTTGCATTTCTTCTGGATTTGTGGTAGAAACACCTATCAAGCGCTGAGAACCTAGTAACTGTCGGGCAATAGAAATGGGCAGATCTTGCTGTCCCAGATGTACCCCATCTGCATCTACCGCCAAAGCTAAATCCACACGGTCATTGACGATGAACAACGCACCGTAAGTGTGGCATAGCTGCCGTAGTTTGGTAGCATTTGCTAATCGCACCGTATCATCGCCGATTTTGTCCCGATATTGCAAAATCGTTAAACCGCCTTTAAGCGCAGCCTCAACAGTTGTTAACAAATTATCTGACACTGAGGTGACAAGATATAAACGCGATCGCCATAATAATTGATAGCGCTGATAGCCCATCAAATTACTTTCTAGGGTATAAACTCGATAGCGCATCTGCTTAAACTCTTTACCCATATTTGGGTTGTGGAGTTTGCTGTATTCTTCCAGCACGCGCATTGCTTCTTCCACCCGACAAAAGTTAGCTTGCAACAGCGATTTAATTCCGGTACGCTGTTCTTCACCAGGGTGAGTTAAATCGGTGCCTGGATCACTTAGTGTATCTCGCGCCGCTCTCAACTCTGCGGTGTGCCACTGAGCCACCTCTTGTCGTAAGCGCTTGCATTCTCCAGCTAAATGCACGTTATTCAAACCAAAACGACACCATTCTTCAATAATTCGCAAGCCTTCACGAGCACGGTCTAAATTGGCGTCTAAAATGCGGTAAACAACTTGCTGTATCTGTAGAGTTTGGCTTTCAGGCTCACCCATTACCACAACCCCATTAGTGCTTTCATCGTAGCAGCCAGCCTCTTTCATATACGCAATTTTATTCGCATCATTGATTTTTGATCGAGTAGTTGAGATTGGGGACACAATACTAGTCAATTGATTGGGAATTTTGGATTGGAGATTTTCGCTTGGTTCCGCTTAAGTGCGGGCGGAGCATCAACCAAATCATCTCAAATCTAGAATCTAAAATCTCAAATTGACACTCTCAAAAGTTAAAAGTGCTAAGTATATTTTCTTATTTTTAGCCTCTAACTCCTGATTCTTAGCATCCGCTCCCTCATTAATTACTTTGTATTAAAAATAGCCAATTAGTCAATATGTTGAGTAACATTATCGACATATCAGTGTTTGAGATTATCAGGATTTACTACTGCTTCTAAGGAGTGTTGTAAAGTTGATTCCCCCTATTGTGTTTCCTAATCACCGTCAGGCATCTGTCCTGCCAGTAGGGCTGACTACCGAGAGCGAAAAACCAAATTTTTGCTCTGAGCTAGCCCAGTTTTCAGTTTTTCGTTCTTCAGTATTGTTTTTTACTGCTAGTTTGGGAGTAGCTAGTGTGGCATCCCTGGGCATCAGCTGGGATAAAGCTGTTGCTCAAATGTCACCTACCCTCGATCAAAAACCTTTGGGTGATAGAACAATTTCTCAGGTTAATGTACTATTTGTCAACCCAAGTGTCGGAGATGACACACGGGGTAATGGTAGTGAGCAAACTCCTGTGAAAACAATCACTCAAGCCTTGCGATTAGCCACCGCCAAAACAGTAATTATGCTTTCTCCAGGCACTTACAGTGTTCAAACTGGAGAAGTATTCCCCCTCATTCTCAAAGCTGGTGTTTCCATTCAAGGCGATGTCGGCAATCAAGGCAAAGGTATTAATATTCGAGGTGGTGGCGATTACCTCAGCCGCAGCTTTGGCAATCAAAATGTCGCCATTGTCGGCGTTCATCAAGCCAAGCTGAGTGGAGTCACCATTACTAACTCTAATCCCCGTGGTTACGGTTTATGGATTGAATCGAGCAATTTAGAAGTCACCGCTAATACATTTACCGACAATACCCAAGATGGCGTTTCCATCACAGGCAATGCTGCACCGACTATCCGCCAAAATTATTTTTATCGCAATGGTGCTAATGGCATCACTATCGGCGGCAATTCTTCAGCCCAAGTGCGGGAAAATATTTTTCAGGAAACAGGCTTTGGCATTAACATTACGCAAAATGCCGCCCCTATCATAGTCGGTAATCAAATTAAGTCTAACAGATCCGGGATTGTGGTACAGTCCCAGGCGCGCCCAATTCTACGCAGTAACTTAATTCAGGGTAGCAAAGAAGATGGTGTAGTAGCGATCGCTCAAGCCCAACCCGATTTAGGCACCGCCACTGAACCCGGCGGTAATCAATTTCAAGGCAATGGACGCTACGACATCAACGCCAGCGCCGCCAAGCAGGTGATTACGGCTGCTGGTAATACCATCGCCAACAATCGCATCGCCGGCAAAGTAGAGCTGAGGGCGTCAGCTAGCCTTGTAGCCAGAAATCCTCTGCCTCTACCTAATCCCACCCTACAACAAATCCCCGTGAATGGAGAAATAGTTTTCTCTGCTCCCGGAATCGCCGAAACCGCTAATAACACAAAACCAACTGCTGCATCACGTCCTCTACCCAGTGCAGTTGCGGGGTTTCCTACTCCCAACCTGCCTCAATTAAATTATGTACAAATTGATACTAAATCAATTGAGTATACCCCACCATCTCCAGCACAACCGCCACTCCCCAGGCTAGCAGCTAATTCTGTCAACAATTCCCCGCGACAATTACCCCCAGTCGCCACGTCTGTTTTGCCTGTACCCAGTTCTCAAATCCCTATGGGTAACACGCGCAACATGGAAAAGCTACCAGTA is a genomic window of Fortiea contorta PCC 7126 containing:
- a CDS encoding Uma2 family endonuclease; amino-acid sequence: MTQTLRKLVTFDEFVAKYPDHTGKRYELHDGVIVEMAPPTGDHEEVIGFLALEISVEMKRLKLPYFIPKTAFVKPIESESAYSPDVLILNRPNLVNEPVWKKESTVSQAESIPLVIEVVSTNWRDDYLTKVAAYETVGIREYWIVDYAALGGRRFIGNPKQPTISVYSLVDGEYQVQQFRNSDRIISTIFPELNLTAEQIFQAGGV
- a CDS encoding DUF1565 domain-containing protein, translating into MIPPIVFPNHRQASVLPVGLTTESEKPNFCSELAQFSVFRSSVLFFTASLGVASVASLGISWDKAVAQMSPTLDQKPLGDRTISQVNVLFVNPSVGDDTRGNGSEQTPVKTITQALRLATAKTVIMLSPGTYSVQTGEVFPLILKAGVSIQGDVGNQGKGINIRGGGDYLSRSFGNQNVAIVGVHQAKLSGVTITNSNPRGYGLWIESSNLEVTANTFTDNTQDGVSITGNAAPTIRQNYFYRNGANGITIGGNSSAQVRENIFQETGFGINITQNAAPIIVGNQIKSNRSGIVVQSQARPILRSNLIQGSKEDGVVAIAQAQPDLGTATEPGGNQFQGNGRYDINASAAKQVITAAGNTIANNRIAGKVELRASASLVARNPLPLPNPTLQQIPVNGEIVFSAPGIAETANNTKPTAASRPLPSAVAGFPTPNLPQLNYVQIDTKSIEYTPPSPAQPPLPRLAANSVNNSPRQLPPVATSVLPVPSSQIPMGNTRNMEKLPVTETYSPRSYGGALPNTTPSRTDVRYRVLVDVATERDQELVRYLVPGAFSTVSRGRSVMQAGVFSNQYNADGMMRTLNSNGLKAIIELLN
- the psaK gene encoding photosystem I reaction center subunit PsaK; this encodes MISSILLTAAATVPATPVWNPTVGIIISVSSIISVLLAQKIKYPLVGPKLPILPISIPAFVGALALGHIIGIGIVLGLTNIGSI
- a CDS encoding glycosyltransferase family 4 protein gives rise to the protein MEHISQLATKVRDKTAFPDILVMSRSFLPKQAAIGEYIYNRCLQDPERIIVLAGSCSGDQTFDQAQKFPVHRWPRPQNWRFLQPLFNLVWSFVLGIKLYCRYRYRYIEWGHGYEFPSLLLLSYFLPIRFFIYLHGCDLPCVLRNPVWRSLFKLTLNRAEGIVCNSSFTQDYLRAALRLNTPTHVINPVVRADKFAVGANQKHLDNLRQQVRQEHHIPNTAIVILSVGRLVKNKNFSRVIDNLPLLMNVGVDIHYIICGQGPCETELKAQSQRLRVDKRVHFAGCVPEQELAGYYAACDMFAMLTLSYSQPKNIEGFAIVFLEASYFGKPIIASRQGNVLDAVRHEENGILVNPNSGYEVFQAFNRLCQDQQLREQLGRRGREFANRKTLHRSLYKSELLVNGC
- a CDS encoding DUF1517 domain-containing protein, which gives rise to MRKKLQLAIKPLLKTFFVLSLVLTLALSHADGALAARSGGRIGGGSFRVPSSRTYTPRTYAPPGGGYYAPYPSGGFGFPFSIPFWGIGGGFGGLFTILIFIAIANFLLQTFRRVSSGDSANDVGYSSNPAVSITRLQVGLLAQARGLQPELNHIAETADTNSPQGRAEILQEASLALLRHPEYWVYAGGGTQQAKLNSAESQFNRLSLAERSKFSEETLSNVNNQLKAALAKDALPAVDNLDNPTRLFTEGPGEYIIVTLLAATLGKVDMPKINSADDLRQVLRQIGGLPGEQLLAIEVLWTPQAEGDTLTSDDLLAEYPDLKLV
- a CDS encoding CheR family methyltransferase gives rise to the protein MSVPEKDLDFENLLIYLRQSRGFDFGGYKRSTLMRRVRKRMQSFNLENFEDYLDYLEVYPEEFNYLFNTILINVTSFFRDAAAWENLIEQVLPKIVSNKGNSEQIRIWSAGCASGEEAYTLAMVMAELLGPEQFRQRVKIYATDVDEEALNQARQAVYSSKDVQSIPLQLREKYFDLLGNNYIFCQDLRRAVIFGRHDLLQDAPISRLDLLVCRNTLMYFNSETQGRILIRFHFALNDTGYLFLGKAEMLLMHSNLFTPVDLKNRIFNRISTLNMRVDSQRLVAKQRFLGMTNSEEDESNNRLSRYVRLREIAFDLASIAQVIVDVNGSLVLINEQARSVFGLSPRDLARPFQDLELSYRPIELRSLIERAYSERRTITLTNVERYLPNAEMQYLDVRITPLQDIDSNFLGVSITFHDVTRYIQLQDALQRSRQDLETTNEELQSTNEELETTNAELQSTNEELETTNEELQSTNEELETMNEELHSTNEELQTINHELNQRTTELNRTNVFLVSILRSLQTGIVVLDNSFNIFIWNYVVEDLWGLRTDEVMGQSLFSLDIGLPVEQLRSPIREVLSGKKHFQEMILDATNRRGRKIKCYLAITPLSSTDIEGAILMMADIDRVNSMISVQEIEERRQQQQ
- a CDS encoding thiamine phosphate synthase; this encodes MKEAGCYDESTNGVVVMGEPESQTLQIQQVVYRILDANLDRAREGLRIIEEWCRFGLNNVHLAGECKRLRQEVAQWHTAELRAARDTLSDPGTDLTHPGEEQRTGIKSLLQANFCRVEEAMRVLEEYSKLHNPNMGKEFKQMRYRVYTLESNLMGYQRYQLLWRSRLYLVTSVSDNLLTTVEAALKGGLTILQYRDKIGDDTVRLANATKLRQLCHTYGALFIVNDRVDLALAVDADGVHLGQQDLPISIARQLLGSQRLIGVSTTNPEEMQGAIAGGADYIGVGPVYETPTKAGKPAAGLEYVSYAAKNCTIPWFAIGGIDANNVNDVIDAGAQRVAVVRSLMQAEQPTLVTQYFLSQLNRIKPAS
- the psaK gene encoding photosystem I reaction center subunit PsaK, coding for MSSMLSVVQVTVPNTGTTWNWIGTPIIIGSCLLALVIAGWTVRYPHVGNKMPLPFPGLFNHPSVATFLAAMSFGHIIGVAAVLGLSNLGII
- the thiS gene encoding sulfur carrier protein ThiS; its protein translation is MSEQITLQVNGEAQTCLSPLFLPDLLQQLGFNPRLVAVEYNGEILHRQFWTQTNLQPGDRLEVVTIVGGG